In Elaeis guineensis isolate ETL-2024a chromosome 1, EG11, whole genome shotgun sequence, a genomic segment contains:
- the LOC140854846 gene encoding shikimate O-hydroxycinnamoyltransferase-like yields MGMGVEMAEREMASKVEVVESGFVVPSERTPKQEIWLSNLDIWYCRYYTPTVYVYRPNGDPNFFSVEAMKAALGKALVPFYPLAGRLGVNRDGRLEIQCTGEGVLFVVARSEFTLRDFKDFTPSTDVRPLLVPPMETVEPPCILIMFQVTFLKCGGVCLGVNLHHSVADGPGSIHFINTFSDIARGVGLTAPPFLNRTLLRPRSPPTVLFNHVEYLCQPSNDPLKAAIPLNEPVILKVSRDQLDSLKNRGTGNRSGLSTFKALSAHLWRCACKARDLPSVRVTRLHISIDARNRLQPPLPPTYFGNAAFRKAVVATAGEVVSDPLDHLAGKIHDAAVRSNDEFFRSLIDSLEQVNMRRMHISAWALPGTDLYVVSWLRMPIYDADFGWGKPVFMGTATSRSPCGMVHIMRSPGDDGGISVVASLEAENMPRFKKLFYEGLTGVESA; encoded by the exons ATGGGAATGGGTGTGGAAATGGCTGAAAGAGAGATGGCGAGCAAGGTGGAGGTGGTGGAGTCCGGTTTCGTGGTTCCAAGCGAGCGGACCCCAAAGCAGGAGATCTGGCTGTCCAATCTAGATATATGGTATTGTAGGTACTACACCCCCACCGTCTATGTTTACAGGCCCAATGGAGACCCGAACTTCTTCTCTGTGGAGGCCATGAAGGCGGCCCTGGGCAAGGCGCTGGTGCCTTTCTACCCCTTGGCCGGAAGACTCGGGGTAAACCGAGACGGCCGGCTTGAGATACAGTGCACCGGTGAGGGCGTCCTCTTTGTGGTGGCCCGATCCGAGTTCACTCTCCGTGATTTCAAGGATTTTACACCATCAACGGACGTGAGGCCGTTATTGGTTCCTCCAATGGAGACCGTTGAGCCTCCTTGCATCTTGATCATGTTTCAA GTAACGTTTCTCAAGTGCGGCGGTGTGTGCTTGGGCGTCAACCTGCACCATTCCGTAGCCGACGGCCCCGGCTCGATCCACTTCATCAACACCTTTTCTGACATTGCCAGAGGGGTTGGCTTGACGGCCCCTCCCTTCCTCAACCGCACCCTCCTCCGACCTCGCTCCCCTCCCACCGTCCTCTTCAACCATGTCGAGTACCTTTGCCAGCCATCAAACGATCCCTTAAAGGCGGCCATCCCCCTCAACGAACCTGTAATCCTCAAAGTATCCAGAGATCAGCTCGATTCCCTCAAAAACCGTGGCACTGGAAACAGATCAGGCCTCTCCACCTTCAAAGCGCTCTCGGCACACCTGTGGCGGTGCGCGTGCAAGGCCCGTGACCTTCCAAGCGTTCGAGTGACGCGGCTGCACATAAGCATCGATGCTCGCAACCGCCTGCAGCCGCCGCTCCCGCCGACCTACTTCGGCAATGCCGCCTTTAGGAAGGCGGTGGTGGCGACGGCGGGGGAGGTCGTATCTGATCCTCTGGACCATCTGGCCGGAAAGATCCATGACGCTGCCGTACGATCAAATGACGAGTTTTTCAGGTCGCTAATAGACAGTTTGGAGCAGGTGAATATGAGGCGTATGCATATATCGGCGTGGGCGCTGCCGGGTACTGACCTGTATGTCGTCAGCTGGCTAAGGATGCCGATCTACGATGCCGACTTCGGCTGGGGGAAGCCGGTGTTTATGGGCACGGCGACATCGCGCTCGCCATGTGGAATGGTGCACATTATGCGCAGCCCTGGAGACGATGGGGGGATTTCAGTCGTGGCGTCACTGGAAGCTGAGAACATGCCAAGGTTCAAGAAGTTGTTCTATGAGGGGTTGACGGGGGTGGAATCAGCTTAG
- the LOC140857162 gene encoding uncharacterized protein → MLTFHQRNKARLIVKGYSQQFGVDYEEIFGPVAHLDASRAFISLSAQKGWLLYQLDVKSAFLNRELKEDVYVEQPQGFIIKGKEDMMYKLKKPLYGLKQASRAWYEEIDGYFNQRSFERSKSEPTLNVKKQEAEYVSALMATSQAIWLRKILEDIGEKQEEATELFCDNKSAISMVKNPTFHSCTRHIAIKHYFIQEVVEEGEVPVQFCKTSEQLVDIFTKALPIEKFQQLREFLGVQGTVSYEMNWGEEELN, encoded by the exons ATGCTAACGTTCCATCAAAGAAACAAGGCAAGATTGATAGTGAAAGGGTATTCACAACAGTTCGGCGTCGACTATGAAGAAATATTTGGACCGGTTGCCCATTTGGATGCAAGTAGAGCTTTCATTTCTCTTTCTGCCCAAAAGGGTTGGTTGCTATACCAACTCGATGTCAAATCAGCCTTCTTGAATAGAGAATTGAAGGAAGATGTCTATGTTGAACAACCACAAGGATTCATCATCAAAGGCAAGGAAGACATGATGTACAAACTCAAGAAACCTCTCTACGGATTGAAACAAGCATCAAGAGCATGGTATGAAGAGATTGATGGTTACTTCAATCAAAGAAGCTTTGAAAGAAGCAAAAGCGAGCCTACCTTGAATGTCAAGAAGCAAG AAGCCGAATATGTTTCAGCTCTTATGGCCACTTCACAAGCAATTTGGttaagaaaaattcttgaagaCATTGGTGAAAAGCAAGAGGAAGCTACTGAACTGTTTTGTGACAACAAATCAGCCATATCTATGGTAAAGAATCCAACATTTCACAGCTGCACTCGGCATATTGCAATCAAGCATTATTTCATCCAAGAAGTAGTTGAAGAAGGTGAAGTTCCAGTTCAGTTTTGCAAGACAAGTGAGCAACTAGTAGATATCTTCACAAAAGCTTTGCCAATAGAAAAATTTCAGCAGCTTAGAGAATTTTTGGGAGTTCAAG GTACTGTTTCCTATGAGATGAATTGGGGAGAGGAAGAGTTGAATTAA